The genomic interval AAAGGAGCGTCCATGCCCAAACGCGTGCTTGATTCTCTGGACTCGCTCAAAGCCCTGGTCGGACAGGAAGTAGCGGTCACCGATTGGTTCACCATGACCCAGGACCGCATCCAGCAGTTTGCCGACACAACGCTGGATCACAACTGGATCCATGTTGACGTTGAGCGGGCCAAGCGCGAGTCGCCGTTCAAGGCGCCGATTGCCCACGGTTTTCTTACGCTCTCCATGCTGGCGCACTTCATGTATGAGGCGCTGGGCGTCAAATCAGGCGTGCGGTTTGGCGTGAACTATGGCATGAACAAGGTACGCTTTGTCTCACCGGTGCGCGTAGATTCGAAAATCCGCGCGCGGTTCGTGCTGCAGTCTGTGAAAGACGTGGAGCCGAACGGCGTGGAAGCCACCTACAACGTGACCATCGAAATCGAAGGCGGCGAAAAGCCGGCTTGCGTGGCGGAGTGGCTGGTGCGGTATTACCGGTAAGTTGTCGCTTAGATTTCTTTCTTCCCGCTGGCCCGAAGCCCAACCCGCAACAGCATCTTCGCAACTTCGCCCAGTGATGCAAACCGCTCGTCCTTGGTCAGCCCGAGGTGGTAGCGGTAGTAGATCTGCTGGATAATCACCGCCACTTTAAACAGGGCAAAAACGTAGTAGAAGACAATATTGGAGACGTCGCGACCGGTTCTGGCGGCATAACGCTCGGCCAACTGCGCGCGCGTCAGGCTGCCGGGAAGGCTGGTCGGCCCCCAGCGGACCATCTGAACTTCCATGGGATCATCGGCATTGACCCAGTACGCAAGCGCGGTGCCCAGGTCGGTGAGCGGATCACCCAGCGTGCACATTTCCCAATCCAGCACGGCTCTGATCTGGGTGATGTCGTCGGCCGCCAGCACGATGTTGTCATACTTGTAGTCGTTGTGGACCAGCGTGGCCCCGCTCTGCGACGGCATATGCGCGTGCAGCCAGGCGGAGATGGTTGCAATTTCCGTCAACTCTTCCGTCTTGGAGCCGTGATAGCGTTCGATCCAGCCTTTCACCTGGCGCTCCAGGTAGCCGAGCGGCTTGCCCAGATCGCCCAGCCCCAGCGCGGCGTAATCGAGTGCATGCAGCGCCGCGAGGTTGTCAATGAATGCTTCGCTCAGACGGTGCGCGGTTTCCGGCGGCAGGTGAAATCCAGCAGGCAAATTGCGGCGAAGAATCACGCCACGTACGCGCTCCATGACATAAAACGGAGCACCAAGAATAGTTTCATCGGTGCAGTGGAGCAGCGGCGTTGGCGCCGGATACGCGCCATGCAACTTGGACAGCACATGGTATTCGCGGCCCATGTCGTGGGCCGACTTCACTTTGCTGCCGAAGGGCGGGCGCCGCAGGACCATCTGCTTCGCGCCGAGCGTGACCGAATACGTCAGGTTGGAGTGGCCGCTGGGAAATTGTTTGACCGTGAGCGGACCTTCCACGCCAGGGAAGTGCGCGCGCAGATAGGGCTCCAGCCGGGAGAGATCAAGCTCTTCGCCGGCGCGGATATTCTCGGAATGGTCTTGGAAATCTCCGTGGCCGTGCATGCTTAGGTGGACACCTGCACGCCGTATTTCTTCAT from Terriglobia bacterium carries:
- a CDS encoding phosphotransferase family protein, which produces MHGHGDFQDHSENIRAGEELDLSRLEPYLRAHFPGVEGPLTVKQFPSGHSNLTYSVTLGAKQMVLRRPPFGSKVKSAHDMGREYHVLSKLHGAYPAPTPLLHCTDETILGAPFYVMERVRGVILRRNLPAGFHLPPETAHRLSEAFIDNLAALHALDYAALGLGDLGKPLGYLERQVKGWIERYHGSKTEELTEIATISAWLHAHMPSQSGATLVHNDYKYDNIVLAADDITQIRAVLDWEMCTLGDPLTDLGTALAYWVNADDPMEVQMVRWGPTSLPGSLTRAQLAERYAARTGRDVSNIVFYYVFALFKVAVIIQQIYYRYHLGLTKDERFASLGEVAKMLLRVGLRASGKKEI
- a CDS encoding MaoC family dehydratase — translated: MPKRVLDSLDSLKALVGQEVAVTDWFTMTQDRIQQFADTTLDHNWIHVDVERAKRESPFKAPIAHGFLTLSMLAHFMYEALGVKSGVRFGVNYGMNKVRFVSPVRVDSKIRARFVLQSVKDVEPNGVEATYNVTIEIEGGEKPACVAEWLVRYYR